One genomic segment of Mycolicibacterium gilvum includes these proteins:
- a CDS encoding LCP family protein, with protein sequence MSDGDSATPGRPHAERGDGGRIRRSRRAAPDVAPWERDIDSNAGREASGPDEGPAAPVTVADLIAKINGGAPPPEPKRHRAEPEPEPEPYPDTGEFDTTVLPVIDPRASELPDLEAPRPPQHVVAKPVRSHRRTVMAGRVAAALVAVLALVLTGGAWQWQSAKNNLLNRVSALDPDSRDIVDPNAQFGDENFLIVGTDSRLGSNAEIGAGTTEDAAGARSDTVMLVNIPANRKRVVAVSFPRDLEIEPMKCEPWDPETREYGPIMDPESPMYGKEEVYTEYKLNSAFAVGGPKCLVKVIQKLSGLHVNRFMAVDFVGFSKMVDALGGVEVCSTTPIEDYELGTVLPTAGRQVVNGHTALNYVRARQVTTETNGDYGRIKRQQLFLSSLLRSLISKETFFSLSKLNNVVNMFIGDSYVDNVDTKDLVDLGQSVQGVTAGRITFITVPTVGYADEYGNEIPRTDDMRALFDAIINDDPLPEERNPDNSPVPGTPESLAAAPGSGVDGEGPSDEIVDAITTDPQNVTVQVSNSTGQSGLGATASTALQSHGFNVESPDDYPGPLEKTTVFFSPGNEEAAATVASSFGDATVERASGLGDVVQVVLGSDFNSVGAPSPSGSSVQVHIIRSTKTPATELPEDLTVTNAADTSCE encoded by the coding sequence ATGAGTGACGGCGATAGCGCCACTCCCGGCCGTCCGCATGCCGAACGCGGGGACGGCGGGAGGATCCGGCGGTCCCGCCGGGCCGCGCCCGACGTCGCGCCGTGGGAACGCGACATCGACAGCAACGCCGGCCGCGAGGCCTCGGGGCCCGACGAAGGTCCGGCCGCGCCCGTCACCGTCGCCGACCTGATCGCCAAGATCAACGGCGGTGCTCCGCCGCCCGAACCGAAGCGGCACCGCGCAGAACCCGAACCCGAACCCGAGCCCTATCCGGACACCGGTGAGTTCGACACGACCGTCCTGCCCGTCATCGATCCGCGGGCATCCGAACTTCCGGACCTGGAGGCGCCCCGGCCGCCGCAGCACGTCGTGGCCAAGCCGGTGCGCTCACACCGGCGGACCGTCATGGCCGGCCGCGTCGCGGCGGCGCTGGTCGCAGTGCTCGCGCTGGTGCTCACCGGCGGCGCCTGGCAGTGGCAGTCGGCGAAGAACAATCTCCTCAACCGGGTCTCGGCGCTCGACCCCGACTCCCGCGACATCGTCGACCCCAACGCCCAGTTCGGCGACGAGAACTTCCTGATCGTCGGCACCGACAGCAGGCTCGGGAGCAACGCCGAGATCGGGGCGGGCACCACCGAGGACGCGGCGGGCGCGCGGTCGGACACCGTGATGCTGGTGAACATCCCGGCCAACCGCAAACGCGTTGTGGCCGTGTCGTTTCCGCGTGACCTCGAGATCGAGCCGATGAAGTGCGAGCCGTGGGATCCCGAGACCCGCGAGTACGGCCCGATCATGGACCCGGAATCGCCGATGTACGGCAAAGAAGAGGTCTACACCGAGTACAAGCTGAACTCGGCGTTCGCCGTCGGCGGCCCCAAGTGTCTGGTCAAGGTCATCCAGAAGCTGTCCGGCCTGCACGTCAACCGGTTCATGGCGGTCGACTTCGTCGGCTTCTCCAAGATGGTCGACGCGCTCGGCGGCGTCGAGGTGTGCAGTACCACCCCGATTGAGGACTACGAGCTCGGAACGGTCCTGCCCACCGCCGGGCGACAGGTCGTCAACGGACACACCGCCTTGAACTACGTGCGGGCCCGGCAGGTCACCACCGAGACCAACGGCGACTACGGCCGCATCAAACGGCAGCAGCTGTTCCTGTCGTCGCTGCTGCGCTCGCTGATCTCCAAGGAGACGTTCTTCTCGCTGTCCAAGCTCAACAACGTGGTGAACATGTTCATCGGGGACAGCTACGTCGACAACGTCGACACCAAGGATCTCGTCGACCTCGGCCAGTCGGTCCAGGGCGTGACCGCCGGGCGCATCACGTTCATCACGGTGCCGACCGTCGGATACGCCGACGAGTACGGCAATGAGATCCCCCGCACCGACGACATGCGCGCGTTGTTCGACGCCATCATCAACGACGACCCGCTTCCCGAGGAGCGCAACCCCGACAACTCACCGGTGCCGGGTACCCCCGAGTCATTGGCGGCCGCGCCGGGCAGCGGCGTGGACGGCGAAGGGCCGTCCGACGAGATCGTCGACGCCATCACCACCGATCCGCAGAACGTGACCGTCCAGGTGTCGAACTCCACCGGCCAGTCGGGACTGGGCGCGACCGCCAGCACCGCGCTGCAGTCCCACGGCTTCAACGTGGAGAGTCCGGACGATTACCCGGGTCCGCTGGAGAAGACGACCGTGTTCTTCTCGCCGGGCAACGAGGAAGCCGCGGCGACGGTCGCGTCCTCCTTCGGCGATGCGACGGTGGAACGGGCGAGCGGCCTCGGCGACGTGGTGCAGGTCGTCCTGGGTAGCGATTTCAACTCCGTCGGCGCACCGTCACCGAGCGGCTCGTCGGTTCAGGTCCACATCATCCGCAGCACGAAGACCCCGGCCACCGAACTGCCCGAGGATCTGACCGTGACCAACGCCGCCGACACCAGCTGCGAGTGA
- the phoU gene encoding phosphate signaling complex protein PhoU, which yields MRTAYHEQLDALTSRLGEMCGLAGVAMERATQALLQADLPLAEQVITDHDQISALSVRAEEEAFVLLALQAPVAGDLRAIVSSIQIVADVDRMGALALHVAKIARRRHPQHALPEEVNGYFAEMGRVAVELGHSAQEVLITRDPEKAARIREEDDAMDDLHRHLFTVLMDREWKHGVAAAVDVTLLGRFYERFADHAVEVARRVIFQVTGRTTDGEELPASR from the coding sequence ATGCGTACCGCGTACCACGAGCAACTGGATGCCCTGACCAGCAGGCTCGGTGAAATGTGCGGGCTTGCCGGGGTGGCCATGGAGCGCGCCACGCAAGCCCTTCTACAGGCTGATCTCCCCCTCGCAGAGCAGGTCATCACCGACCACGATCAGATCTCGGCGCTCAGCGTGCGCGCCGAGGAAGAGGCCTTCGTCCTCCTGGCGCTGCAAGCACCCGTCGCCGGCGACCTGCGCGCCATCGTCAGCTCGATCCAGATCGTCGCCGACGTCGACCGGATGGGCGCGCTGGCGTTGCACGTCGCCAAGATCGCGCGTCGCCGGCACCCGCAACACGCGCTGCCCGAAGAGGTCAACGGCTACTTCGCCGAGATGGGTCGCGTCGCCGTCGAACTCGGCCACAGCGCCCAGGAGGTCCTGATCACCCGCGATCCGGAGAAGGCGGCCCGGATCCGCGAGGAGGACGACGCGATGGACGACCTGCACCGCCATCTGTTCACCGTCCTGATGGACCGGGAATGGAAGCACGGGGTCGCCGCCGCGGTCGACGTGACGCTGCTCGGCCGGTTCTACGAACGCTTCGCCGACCACGCCGTCGAGGTCGCCCGCCGCGTCATCTTCCAGGTCACCGGCCGCACCACCGACGGCGAGGAACTCCCCGCCTCCCGCTGA
- a CDS encoding IS1634 family transposase has translation MAYIRTVKTASGATAVQIVWSWRRGSRSIEHIGSAHDDVELAALKSAAAARLAAGQTELDLGLSGGLEPGTLPITSSQMTHLWGGLCAAYRALGFETVTQGDNVFRDLVLARIIEPTSKIDTARVLSEVGVDAASYATLKRRLPIYATPAWRQSLAAATARHARLGPASLVLYDVSTLYFETDTGDGFREPGFSKERRLEPQITLGLLTDASGFPLTVEAFEGNRAETATMLPVINAFKAAHQLSDVTVVADAGMISESNQVALQAAGLSFILGTRIPFLPDVVREWRDQHPDEAVPDQLVLTQPWPASSSEKTRGIPDRVVYYQYRNDRARRTLRGIDEQVAKAQKAVDGHAPVKRNRFIKLTGATKTVNRELEAKNRALAGWKGYTTNLVDQPADFVIGAYHQLWRIEKSFRMSKHDLAARPIYHHLRESIEAHLSIVVAAMAVSHYIETQTGWSIKKFVRTARRYRTVQIKAGRQLLTAADPLPDELRVALAKISAPT, from the coding sequence GTGGCCTACATCCGGACCGTGAAGACCGCCTCGGGGGCGACTGCAGTGCAGATCGTGTGGTCCTGGCGGCGGGGGTCACGCTCGATCGAGCACATCGGATCGGCCCACGATGATGTTGAGCTCGCGGCATTGAAGTCCGCTGCGGCCGCCCGCTTGGCGGCCGGACAAACTGAACTCGACTTGGGCCTGTCTGGTGGCCTCGAGCCGGGGACGCTGCCGATCACCTCCTCGCAGATGACGCATCTGTGGGGCGGCCTGTGCGCCGCCTACCGTGCACTGGGATTCGAAACGGTCACCCAGGGCGACAACGTGTTTCGCGATCTCGTACTTGCCCGGATCATCGAGCCGACCAGCAAGATCGACACCGCACGGGTGTTGAGCGAAGTCGGCGTCGACGCGGCCTCCTATGCCACCCTCAAGCGTCGGCTGCCGATCTATGCCACACCCGCCTGGCGGCAATCCCTGGCTGCGGCAACAGCACGGCATGCCCGGCTGGGGCCGGCCTCACTAGTGCTCTACGACGTGTCGACGCTGTACTTCGAGACCGATACCGGTGACGGATTCCGCGAACCTGGGTTCTCCAAGGAACGCCGGTTGGAACCGCAGATCACCCTCGGGTTGCTCACCGACGCCTCGGGGTTCCCGCTCACGGTAGAGGCCTTCGAGGGCAACCGGGCCGAGACCGCCACCATGCTTCCAGTCATCAACGCGTTCAAGGCCGCCCACCAGTTGAGCGATGTCACCGTCGTCGCCGATGCCGGGATGATCTCCGAATCCAACCAGGTCGCCCTGCAAGCCGCGGGGTTGTCATTCATCCTGGGCACCCGGATTCCGTTCCTGCCCGATGTGGTCCGCGAATGGCGCGATCAACACCCCGACGAGGCCGTTCCTGATCAGCTGGTGTTGACCCAGCCCTGGCCGGCCAGCAGCTCGGAGAAGACTCGCGGCATCCCCGATCGCGTCGTCTACTACCAGTACCGCAATGACCGGGCCCGGCGCACCCTGCGCGGCATCGATGAGCAGGTCGCCAAGGCCCAGAAGGCTGTCGATGGTCATGCTCCGGTCAAGCGCAACCGGTTCATCAAGCTCACCGGTGCCACCAAGACGGTCAACCGCGAGTTGGAAGCCAAGAACCGCGCTCTGGCCGGCTGGAAGGGCTACACCACCAACCTGGTCGACCAGCCCGCTGACTTCGTCATCGGCGCCTACCACCAGCTCTGGCGCATCGAGAAGAGCTTCCGGATGTCCAAGCACGACCTGGCCGCCCGCCCGATCTACCATCACCTGCGCGAGTCGATCGAGGCCCACCTGAGCATCGTGGTCGCCGCCATGGCCGTCAGCCACTACATCGAAACCCAAACCGGTTGGAGCATCAAGAAGTTCGTGCGTACCGCCCGCCGCTACCGCACCGTCCAGATCAAAGCAGGCCGCCAGCTCCTCACGGCCGCCGATCCGTTGCCCGACGAGCTCCGCGTGGCCCTCGCCAAAATCAGTGCCCCGACTTGA